ctatttgggcccaaaacatggtgcttttcgatgtgctaaaaaagttgcacatggcaattgaattattgctttattttttcttctttaaggatttttaggggatgtcccccatggaaaaaattaagggggggggggggacgtgTACCCCGGTTTTCTAAGCTTCCTCCGCCAACATGATTTTttatatcagtgataataaattaataatttgtactacatgaaacattattgtaaacattgtcaacactaaagaagagcaaagatattgcagcttttagtgatttaaacaGCTTtaccagaaagaactgacacaaagcTCAAAATTAAGTtgtgacaatttttaacactggatcGAATGTACTTTTGTTCTGCTTTAATATGGGAACATTTGTGCGCACAGTGCGCGAAAATTTTTTACACCCCCCCTCTATGTgccgaaaaactttttaacccctcctgttcatacacccaaaacttttttaaatccccctattcagaactcataaaattttatgacccctacatattttccagccccccaccagagtatttctgaacactccctaaatttAAAAGTGTGCAAACAGAGGTCCTCAAAAGTAAAGgtaatttgaaattcaaattgtaAATTGCTCCGATTGACTAAAAGTTGCGGAAATAACTGAGGATGGGAATAGAAATCAACAATTTGCACAAAACTTTTTGTGTACTTATTTTCGAGTTCCAAGTCAAATTTTTGAGTTTGAATTCAATTCAGGTATTGCttttacagtaaaacctcattataacgaaatctgatacaagaaaaaccctgttataaagaagtatttttccagaaccaagatacaaaattcttttgttatttattgtttttacaaccttgatataacgaaatttggatataaagaactaatttctttgtccctgacaacttcgttataatgagtttccactgtataataTTGGTGGTAACAAAATTTAATACTTGtactcaaaatttttattttatcctAGGTTGTGGCAATAGCAAGATGGGTGAAGAGTTGTACAACAAAGGTTACGTACACATCACAAATATAGACTACTCACAGGTGTGCATCAACAAAATGGTTGCCAAACATAAACACTGCCCTCACATGACATGGGAGTTTATGGACATGCGCAATTTggattatgcaaatgagatgttTGATGTTGTGTTGGAAAAAGCTACCCTGGATGTCTTAATGGTGGAAGAAAAACACCCGCATAATTTATCACAGGAATGCTTGGACAACATGGACAAAGTTCTATCAGAGGTATGAACCTTTTtctcaggctgagttcacatgaGTATACTGTATATGGtatacaataattaaaaaatatgctcattcgatcaggctgagttcacatagtatactcctatgtaaactcagcctgatcgaatgagtgtatactatagcgaataccgtatgcAATGCATTATATTCCTACATGTATGCGAACTCATCAGCCTAATGAAAGATAATATTGGATGAAAAGAAAAAGTACATTCATGAGAATCATTCATATTTTTTAGCAGTTTCTAGCTGTTTCAGGCTTTTAAAGTGGTACTTAGTGGCATATCTGCTATACTGTTTTAGTTACCCCAGCTACACGTGTATGCTGATATGCTCTCTATTcaccatcgaagtggttacgtaattatattggttaccggatcacactattttggtatgccttcgagtgtcatatactttgtgtggtgattgtttcgaccATGGTTCAATACTCAGGCGTGTGATTTAATTGACATGGTAACATTGCGGAACTTTGCTGGCAAAtaagggtcgatccttcatgtaattattttgtgtaatctaatcctaactctaaccctaatcctaatcacaaccctaatcctaaccctaaactaaccctaaccttaaccctaatttcgtgtaaaattacatgaaggaatataAGCCTTCTATGAAACATGTATAACACTGCCCAGTGGGGCATCACAGTTTTTAGATGAGTTCAGTTCTTGTTCTGAACTTACATCATTGTGAGATGAGTTGAAATTTCAAAAAGTGGCTATGAAGGAGACTACATTCCACTACCCCTGCATAGAAAATTCTTATAAAATTCATATTATTTCCTATTCATTTTGCAGGTTTCCAGAGTCTTATCTCCAGAAGGCATCTTCATCTCTTTCACATTTGCACAGCCTTACTTTAGAAAACCTCTGTATGCAAGGTCAAAGTTCAACTGGTCTGTAAATCACAGGACATTTGGTGAAACGTTCCATTATTTTTTATACATCATGCAGAAAGGGCAAAGTTTGAGCCAAGAGGACTTGGCAAAAGAAAAATTGCGGACTAGTGAACCACAGGAGAATGACAATTTGCAACGTAACTTTGGTGATGTTAACGAACTACCTGAAGATGAAAACTATTTGCTAAATATTGATTTATGATAGTGGTTAGATCAGGGTTCAAAATATACGGGGGCCCAAAGGTGATGGAGATGTTCAGCCTTACGACATATGTGTATGGGAGTACCTAAGTGCATTTCAGTCTCAGatactgaaattgaaattttagcTTTTATGATGTTTTATATACCGGTAGTGAAAGTagtaaaacattcatattttttttaaagaaaatggctaattttatttttaaaatggagTCAAATCACTACTTAGCAGGATATGTGCAATTTTCTCTCTTTTCAGACAAATTTTCTGTTTAATTATGCTTACTTCAAACTACAGATTTGATTTCCACATGCAAGCATAAGATCAGTTGCTTTGACTAGTGATTTGACCAACCAGATGCCTTAAATGTCATACAAACTCAGATTTTGGCAGGCATGAAAACAAGGTAAACCAGAAAAACCAAATATCAAAAAAGTGAATTATTTTACTTTTTGCCCGGGGCACTAAACTTTAAAGGGACcagagaaaacatttttgaataacattttgtgccaaaaatattttcaatttaaaaaatgtttgcatGACCTTCATATAGCATTGTGTATAGCCTGTCATTATAAgggaatttcgtgatccacagcatcatcccctcactttcctcaaaaaaaatttcttgcagattaattcatttctaagcaaaaatatcgtgaaatttgaattttgttctggtattccagaatgaaattacaacacattgtcaatggagcagtgtaatacacataatcatgcatatcacgttaacacaaaatcggaatcaactgaaattatgggaataagtttttttgtggatatctactgacaaatttcataaaaagagaatgctaggatcacaaaatactcctttaaatgaacaaaaccaaaacatgtttataacattttaaaaacattgcctTTGTTGGAATATAACAAAAGTTACACAGTGAAAGTTGTGTAATATATGGCCAATTGAAATGAAATACGATAATAATACAAAACTCTCTGTAGTTTCTGTTTGACTAGCACAATGTAGACTTGTATTATATTCGTATCATAATCAGATACCGTATTATACTGAGTCGCAAATTGTGCAATCTGTAGAAACACATTGCcaataaaataattttgttcaTAGCTaaccaaagacttgtacaaagattaGTATAGACTAAGGTACtgatattataataatatgaacACTTAAAAAAAAGTAAGTTCCCCTTTCTATTTGGCATGATATCTGTAAAACTAATAATTCAATTAAAATGGGTCTTGGTAGTGGATCACATCACACTAACTGAGAATTAATTGTTGGTACAATGTTCTTGATGTGTGTGCCAAaatcaatttcaatcaaaaaatTTGCTTTGAAGATATAATTCCAAATTGAAAGGGGAACTTACCTTTTTTGAAGGAAGAGCATGTAGAAACATTGTTTACATTTCAGTTTTGAAATGGTATTAATTTTCATTCGCAATGAAACAGAAATTCACCAACAAATTGCTTTCAAGTTTCGTATGAAGAAATTAACCTAGTACCTGATCTGATCTTAACACGAAAATGATGAAATCAATACCCAACCAAAGAAGTTGGTATTCAGGTAGCTATAATGAGAGTGTCATTTGAATACCATGTACACCATGGAAACAGTCAATGCAACCACTAATGGCTCTATCAATTTTCCCATGAGTGTGAATTACTGGGAGCAAATTTTTACAGCCATCCTTACTTTGCTTATCTCCGTAACTGGTATCATTGGGAACACACTAATTATTTTAGCAGTGGCCTTCTGCCAGAAACTACAAACCTCTAcaaatgcttttgtgacaagttTAGCAGTGGCTGACTTGTTGACATCCATATTCCTGATCTGGTTTTCTGTTAGCATTCTTGGTCATAATGAATGGCCTATTCCTAATGCTATATGGTTGTGCGATATAACGGGGTTTACAATATACGCTTGTAGAGGTACGAGTCTGTACACTCTCGCAGCCATTGCAGTCAATCGTCTTATCCTGATCACCAAATCATACACGTATAGTAAGATATTCACTTCATGGAAGCTTGTCATGTTAATCGCAATTCCTTGGATCATACCATGGGTGGCTTTCATCATTCTCATACTGGCAGGAGTGGGTCAGTTTGGTTATGACATTGGTGACCTGTCGTGCTCTGCTATAGGGTCCGCCTACCTTCCTGATATAATGGCAATTTGCATTGCAGCCATTGGATTCCCTGTTCCATTGTCCTTGGTGGTCTTCAGCTACACCGGGATATATCTGTACTTGAGGAGACACTTCCATGCTAAGAAGAGTACTATACAGATTCCATCGTCTCACGGAACAGATGACACTGGATCCAATGCACTGGATCTTGACGCGAAGGACAAACAGCTGCAGGTATCAACACCAGATTTATCCGACAACGCTAATATGAACCAAACCAAACGCTATAGACAAATATCCCGAGACCAAATCAAGATCACCAAGAATCTCTTCTTGATAGTGTGCTCTGTATATGTCTGTTTTCTACCTTATTTCATATGTCTCTTGTTAATTCAGAAGTCTTATATACGTGTACATTTCTATGCTCGCATAGTAACATTTGCTAATAGTGCGATAAATTTTGCGATCCATACCAGTAAGCATCCAGATTTTAACATGGTGATAAGAAATATGGTGCGGGGCTCATATTCGAACATCCCTCAACCGTCTCGACTTTTAAGGTTTCTCTTGTCAAAGTGGAAGTAACAACTGAAACACCAAATTTGAACTTTATGTAATTTAGCATACCAAGCCAGGACACCAAGGCTATATAAATCCATGTACAgttaagattaaaaaaaaatggaacaaactAAACAGATGGATGAACTCtacaaacaaaacaatttcattaCAAAGTCCCTTCCCCCACCACCATTGATATATCAATAGCcacttttctaggccaattttgggaTATATGGATGGGTACTATTTCCACAATTTCTTGGGAAAATAGCAGAATTTTGCCTCATtgtagccaaaattgtcaaaaattcaaGAAAAGTTTTAAATCTCAGCCAATTTATATAGATAGTTCTACGTTCAGATATTCAGCAGTAGATCCCTATCCAAACCAAACTTTACCCCAGATACAAAGCTTATAACTTCTACCTGACTATGCGAAATGAAACTGAATGACTGTTGTTTTAAGATGCAAGATATGTATGGTCATCAGCATTTTTATTAGTACCCATCCTCCCTAATGAAACAAATtgcctattaaagccatattataacatttgctgaggattttaaattctggtttttacacgattgtaatgtactttagtcaataaagatgtTCTGCAAAATTAAATCAAGACTtttgtgctgtagttttgtcaaaatccaagattttgaataaaacaatggaaccggcgttttattattacgatggaaatattagtcgaacacgtatgcacagtacgtacacagcgtgtgggatacacatacacacaccccgaggatcgtaccgtattacaaccgcgggagtaacatgcatgggcgctagtagtaaattccaattttctctgcttgacctcacttgttcggctcaaaattaaaaggggacatatctgacagtaaaagctaacatttaatggaaaataaatactaatctacttttacagaaatgttataatatggctttaagggatggggtatgaaacgtttggacagtatttattgtgggacattagagcacatcagacatatcaattgcattctgaatacgaagaatgtccttctgatatcaaataattttgatttttgaaattgcaatgtaatacacattttatggcaaatgattaaaattgatatttttgatatttaacagtactcggtaaactttataaatctgatgatttatacttaaagtgtatgtaagtgggatgaaaagccgacgatcaattgaaaatgttgacctttcagtattttagatatggatttttttcccaaaacaccaaaaaaattaggtctttttgggaaaaaaatccatatcttcaatatgaaagatcaaaattttcaattgatcgtcggcttttcctcccagttacatacactttaagaatatatcattagatttatataatttacttcgaggactgttatatatcaaaatgtgaaacatatcaaatatttataatttgtcataaaatttgtattatatcgtgaatttcaaaaaatgaaaattatttgatatcagaaagacattcttcgtattcagaatgcaattcgatatggctgatgtgccccgtgtcccacaaaaatactgtcgaaacgcttcattccagatcccttaagtaggacttcatctattatctgttgattatgatttataggttaataaatgcgtattacttgttgggagagaaattggacaaaataatgcacgcgcgctgatgttgatgcgtctaatccaCGAGCCCCGATGCGTCTAatacactgcgcgtagtacgcggagtgcaattagacacaatcaatgcatggtttggatttttctaacgcttgctctgattggttctcgctatcgaaGAGTGTATGAAATACCTATAATCTCTTATGCTACTATTCCAAATCTCCTTTGTTCTAGCTGGATAGGTGCACATTATATTGGCTATGCAAAACAAATAagtgaccgttcacaaacactggttagggggcctgatgcaaaaggggcaCTGAAAATTTTGATCCTCCTAGGGGGGGGGcatgaaaaaatgaccacaaattttactgggaaaattgagtttatatgcttttctatggggttgaccataattttcatgtaaaaaaaggggggggggcctgacatttttgaggtctgtaaagggggggccccaaaaacatttttgtgatgaaattgttttgcatcagccccccaacaagtgtttgtgaacggtccctaactggTTCACATTAACTTCGCAAGTACCCTTCTTTAATTTGAAGGCACATACATGGTAGCTGTAATCACATTATAACAGACGAATACAAACCAAAAGCAGATGGTTATCATGTATGGATGAATGGAGAAGATATATAAGTAAAATTTgtagtaaaataattttttatcgatattgagtggccaatatagatatttttaaaaatcgacGGTCCTTAGAAAGTGCTGCTACAGACTCTGAGTATTccatgtagaatatttgatgtaacatttctatgttatttaatctagtcccattctatttccagtgatGTTTATGTTGTTACAaaagtttgatgacgtaaaatcgataatatgttacataaaaTATCTGGTAGAATTAtcttacgtcatcaaacattcgttagaacttaaacatgctggaaatagaatgggaatatgtataaataacatagataatgttacatcaaatattttatgtcgaataaaaagtctgtagggtcacTGAAGGTACAAGCTAGCGTAGACTGATGAGTTTCACTTTCTTGTATGAAATCTGTATTGAAACAGTTTTGATAATTAAATGTAGGTGACTCCATGCACATACCGTATCCCAGAAAGAAAGTGTAATACAGTTGAACCTCTTTAACATGAAATCTATGGGGACACAGGTTTCAGTTTGTGTATTAAGATTTTGTATTATTATAGGTACTTTTAACTTACAAAAAGCAATGCCAGAAACTTCACTTTCAAAATCACTTTGCGTTATTAGGTTTTGTTGTGATGAGGTTCCACTGTATTGCTTTAACAAAAGTGTACATTGTATGTCCATTGGACACACAGACTACAATCattatgaaaatgtttaaaactacAGTCTTTGTTAATGTTGCTTGTAAGTATTTTTAGTCCACTGTAAATATATGACTACTAGCAGTGACATACCGATCAAGGCGAACAAAAGGCGATCAAAAcagggacaaaattgaccacaaTTTGTGCACAGCTTCCTTTAGGTTTGTCCCGGTAATTTCATTTTGGTAGCGGGTCTGTGGGATGATTTCGCAATTCCCCCCCAGACATTTTGCCTGGTATGCCACTGATAGTTGTAAAGCTATCaatataaagtaaaataaatatttaaaatgttcatctggacttactatttaagTTGGCTACAGTATCACGTTTCATCCCAGACGCATCTTCAGGCCTATAAATCAGTTGGGGCTAAAATGTTGACCTGTGACCCAGCTGGAGTGATGTCAGTAGACGCCAGCCCATTAGGCCTGAAGATGCGTCTTGTATGAGAAGACTCTGGAGAAGTGATACTGTAGCCAAATAAGTCCAGATTAACAGTTTAAGTATTTTACTTTATCTATCTACACTGTACCTAGATGATTTAGAATATTCACGAATAATTATATAGTAAACAAGAAAACAAATCATGGCTATaacttattttacaatattttcaaattctACCAAAACCAGCCATCCCTTGCCACCTCTGCTTGCTATGACACAAATTTTACCCAAAGGAGACTACACTAAACTGAAAAGTTCAGATGCAAACACCGATATCCATTTTTCTCAGTAAGTAATAactggtcaaatataaagcacataataagaaaatatgtgctatTTTTAATCATAGATTCAGTTTACTTGAAACTTTTGGAATAACCCTGCGAGAAAGTATATATAACCCTAacccaccctaattataaccctaacactaatcctaacccaccCTAATTATAATCATAACCTACCCTAAAATACAGGGTGTGCAGTACCAGAATTGTACCAAACTTTTAAAGTGGGGAATCAATTTACAGCATGAATTTTGCAGCAGATTTTGGTGGCCTGAGCCCCGAACTCAAACAATTTGAAAATGGCTTTTAtcgtcttttgcatctgaactctgaACAGAATTACACAATGTAGATACAATGAGTACAATACATACATGCACAAGCTctaaaacattttacatttattggtataatcaaagacagaattaaaaagactagtttaagCGTCTGACATATCATCTGTCAATTAAACTCTGGCACGGTTTGTTTACTAGTGTTGTGATGACTTGAGAATCTAAACGCGGCGGTAAAAAAGTGCAACTTATGTTCACAATGCCTAGAAAGGTTGCTTTTTACCTTGTAAAGTACCGTAATTTTCTGTGATTCCCTTTTATCCGATCgacaccagatgaatcaaccttttTTATGCtattaattaaccaatcaagggtcatgGTGAGTTTGATTGACTgtgacatcagatgcaaactagtctttttaattttgtctcgGATTATGAGAATATTTTTCCTTCAGGAATGTAAATTCAGTCCTCTTTTCTAGTGTTTGTTGCTCTGTAGTGTATGGACTTTTTTAGGGGCCTTGGGTTCCCAAACTGTGCTTCATAGCTGAGTAACTTTGCAATTGCATAAATAGAACTAATGATTGACATTAGGTCGCAAGGTATGGTACTCAAGAAATGGGGTATGGCCCAAAAAAGTTAAAATCAAAACTTCTTATGACTCCTATTTGAGATATAATAtacctacatgtaggcctgtaTATTGTTTCTATATATAGGTATAGGTGATCAGATTCTCATAGAATCAATGTCGTAACACTACAACTGTTAGTTTCGGTATCGCCCTTTTTTCCTTTCTGCAATATTGTTACTTTTGATAGAAATATTTTTTGGATGCATCATCCCCTCTTCCATACCCCGGTTCCATACATGTTCTTGCATCAGCTAATCTAGCACACCCAATGGGAATGGGACTCACATTCACATGCAATCTTTGTCATTCCTAGCTTCCGCTTGTCAAATGTGAACAATGGTTGGTCTAAACACCCCGCATATGTGCCAAATGTCTCTATCTCATCCACCCTCTCTGCAAAAGTAACAGTGGGCTCATTGTTATCAAAGTTGCAAGCAAGCCGGATCACCTTAATGTCACGTACATCCCCTTCAACATATTTGGGTACATGGACAAAGTAGCAAATCCCTTTGTGAACTAGCAAGTACTGTTTGTGGCTTCTCTCAGTAATGTATCTTACCGTTTCGTGGACGCTAACAGACACTTCAAACCATTTATTCTGCTCTGGTCTATAAAGTACAAATTGCTGAAGGAAACCTACGCACAATATGTCTCCACCAATCACTACAGCACTTTGTATGCTGAGATTCAGTTCATCTCCTGGTATACGCTCCCAAGTCTGATGGGATAAACTGTACCTCTGAATTATCTCCGTAGGTATTATTTCAAACTGCATGAATGCAATGGAGTATAAATAATCATCCAACTGAAGAAGAATCGGAAGCGACTGGACGCTAGGCATCGGTGGGAGGACTATCCACTCATTCTTATCCCAATCATACTTGAAGAAGCTATTTTCAGATGCCCACTTGATatgttcttcatcttcttctggGTCTATTGTTGGAGGATTATCATTTGAACCAGCAACGTATAAATGGCCTGTATCCATAACAATTGCTTTAAAACCATGCACGTAATCTGGATCTTCTTGTGAATGATAAGGACATTTGTTGGGGATGTCGGCTAGTTGAGTAAGTTTGTAGCAGCCTGTATTGGTAGTGCATTCTATAAACAATGTAGAATCCTTAACATCTTCTGTGGAAATTACAGCCTGAAAAATCAAAATGAATGGAGTTAGAGGGGAGTATATCCTCACCTAGTGGTGTTTGCATTCAcatattgagataaataaagctgacacatatgaggaatggtatgggttctataaggagatcccaaggcttgttAAAATAAGGCCTGAAATGGGTGCCATTTCTGCCCCATGCACGATTTTTCTCAGGTGGGAAAAATTACCCAAACTTTATTGGCCGTAACTCTTAGACTGATCTGACTGATGTAAATGAACTATTACATGATTTCAAGAGTTACCTCTATTGTCTGATAAGAGTACATCACACTTGAAAACTTAATGTTTGTGATCTATAAAGTTTATATAAacaaattttattcagatttactCCTGATCACTTCGATACAGTACTTATACAATGTATAACAGTCTTCAATTGTTGGTTTTGATATCATATCCTAGTTAGTAAAGGTACATAGAGTGTAGACTGATGAGTTTCACTATGAAATTTGTAGTGAAACAGTTTTGATAATTAAAGGTGGGTGGCCCCATGCACATATTctataaagaaagaaaatatacagTGGAACATCTTTAACATGAAATCTATGGGGCCACAGGTTACAGTTTGTGTTATCAAGATTTTATGTTATCAGGTACTTTAGCATACAAAAACAATGCCAGGGACTTCACTTTCACTTTCAACATCACTTTGTGTTACTGTATCAGGTTTTTTGTGTTAACAGATTTGGTTTAACGAGGTTCCACTGTATTGCTATAACAAAAGTGTAGATTTCATGTCCATATAAATTACACGGAGACTACAATCATTTTTAATATTTACGTACATGTTCAAAATAACATTCTTTGTTGCTTGTAAGTATTTTTAGTACACTGTAAATGACTACTAGCAATGACATACTACTGATCAAGGTGCAGGAGATGGGGCAAGTTGGCCCCCTGAAAATACAGGGTCAAAATTGACCACAATTtgtgtgcatcttccttttagcaatttaaatgaagtaaaataaatatttaaaatgtttatctGGATTTACTATTTAGCTACAGTATCACATTTCATCCCAGACGCATCTTCAGGCCTAAATGAGTTGGCGCTGAAATGTTGACCCGTGACCCAGTTGGAATGACGTCACAGGAGAGTTGTCACAGGACATTTAGATGCCAGCTCATTAGGCTTGAAGATGCGTCTTGGACGAGAAGTAAATACTGTAGCCAGcttaaatagtaagtccagatgaacagtttaATATTTTACTTATCTATCTATACCTGGATGattcagaatattcacaaatagTTATATATAGGAAAGAAGAAAACAAATCATGGCTATAACTTATTTTGAGTGGTCTggtaattttacaatattttcaaattctACCAAAAACAGCCATCTCTTGCCACCTCTGCATGACACAAATTTTACCCAAAGGAGACACTAAACTGAAGAATTCAGATGCAAACACCGATATCCATTTTTTTCAGTAAGGCCAATTAATTTAACtggtcaaatataaagaaaaaaataagaaaatatgtgctatTTTTAATCATAGGTTCAGTTTACTTGGAACTTTTCGAATAATTCTGGAATACTCTGCACATAAGTATAATCTTAACCCCAACCCACCCTTATtataaccctaattctaacccaccctaattataataaccctaatcctaacctactCTAAAACTCAGGGTGTGCTGTACtgtgtaaa
The genomic region above belongs to Amphiura filiformis unplaced genomic scaffold, Afil_fr2py scaffold_30, whole genome shotgun sequence and contains:
- the LOC140143861 gene encoding melatonin receptor type 1B-A-like, which encodes METVNATTNGSINFPMSVNYWEQIFTAILTLLISVTGIIGNTLIILAVAFCQKLQTSTNAFVTSLAVADLLTSIFLIWFSVSILGHNEWPIPNAIWLCDITGFTIYACRGTSLYTLAAIAVNRLILITKSYTYSKIFTSWKLVMLIAIPWIIPWVAFIILILAGVGQFGYDIGDLSCSAIGSAYLPDIMAICIAAIGFPVPLSLVVFSYTGIYLYLRRHFHAKKSTIQIPSSHGTDDTGSNALDLDAKDKQLQVSTPDLSDNANMNQTKRYRQISRDQIKITKNLFLIVCSVYVCFLPYFICLLLIQKSYIRVHFYARIVTFANSAINFAIHTSKHPDFNMVIRNMVRGSYSNIPQPSRLLRFLLSKWK
- the LOC140143852 gene encoding EEF1A lysine methyltransferase 4-like; protein product: MDSKMPQNNAEYGGVEYWDDRYESEESYDWLASVKFTDLIMQYLKTSHRILILGCGNSKMGEELYNKGYVHITNIDYSQVCINKMVAKHKHCPHMTWEFMDMRNLDYANEMFDVVLEKATLDVLMVEEKHPHNLSQECLDNMDKVLSEVSRVLSPEGIFISFTFAQPYFRKPLYARSKFNWSVNHRTFGETFHYFLYIMQKGQSLSQEDLAKEKLRTSEPQENDNLQRNFGDVNELPEDENYLLNIDL